A single Rhinolophus ferrumequinum isolate MPI-CBG mRhiFer1 chromosome 20, mRhiFer1_v1.p, whole genome shotgun sequence DNA region contains:
- the IGFBP1 gene encoding insulin-like growth factor-binding protein 1, with product MSATRPAMSTVPAACAWLLFLLLAAQLGAVVGTPQPWRCAPCSAERLALCPPVPASCPEPARPAGCGCCPTCALPLGAACGVATARCGRGLSCRALPGEPRPLYALTRGQGVCMLVPEDTTPSAEATDAKGSMAPENVSPESVEMTQEQLLGSPHLMGPSGDELRTLRHAISNFQSTSALEVADVTKGKGPCQRELYSVLERLAEQQQKARDGLYTFYLPNCSKNGFYYSKQCETSLDGEAGLCWCVYPWSGKKIPGSVEVRGDPSCHQYFH from the exons ATGTCCGCCACCCGCCCCGCTATGTCCACGGTCCCTGCTGCCTGCGCCTGGCTGCTCTTTCTCCTGCTGGCCGCCCAGCTCGGCGCGGTCGTCGGCACTCCCCAGCCGTGGCGCTGCGCGCCCTGCTCCGCGGAGAGGCTCGCGCTCTGCCCGCCGGTACCCGCCTCGTGCCCGGAGCCCGCCCGGCCCGCCGGCTGCGGCTGCTGCCCGACGTGCGCCCTGCCGTTGGGCGCTGCCTGTGGCGTGGCCACTGCGCGCTGCGGCCGTGGGCTCAGCTGCCGGGCGCTGCCAGGGGAGCCGAGGCCCCTGTACGCCCTCACCCGCGGCCAGGGCGTCTGCATGCTCGTCCCGGAAGACACCACGCCCAGCGCTGAGGCCACAG ATGCAAAGGGCTCCATGGCCCCAGAGAACGTGTCCCCTGAGAGCGTTGAGATGACCCAGGAGCAGTTGCTGGGCAGTCCCCACCTGATGGGCCCGTCCGGGGATGAGCTGCGCACCCTCAGGCACGCCATCAGTAATTTCCAGAGTACAAGCGCTCTCGAGGTCGCCGACGTCACAAAGGGGAAG GGGCCCTGCCAACGGGAACTGTACAGCGTGCTGGAGAGATTAGCCGAGCAGCAGCAGAAAGCAAGAGACGGGCTCTACACCTTTTATCTGCCCAACTGCAGCAAGAATGGCTTCTATTACAGCAAACAG TGTGAGACGTCCCTGGATGGAGAGGCGGGGCTCTGCTGGTGTGTCTACCCCTGGAGTGGGAAGAAGATCCCAGGGTCTGTGGAGGTCAGAGGGGACCCCAGCTGCCATCAATATTTTCACTGA